One stretch of Macaca nemestrina isolate mMacNem1 chromosome 17, mMacNem.hap1, whole genome shotgun sequence DNA includes these proteins:
- the LOC105472147 gene encoding eukaryotic translation initiation factor 1, whose product MSAIQNLHSFDPFADASKGDDLLPAGTEDYIHIRIQQRNGRKTLTTVQGIADDYDKKKLVKAFKKKFACNGTVIEHPEYGEVIQLQGDQRKNICQFLVEIGLAKDDQLKVHGF is encoded by the exons ATGTCCGCTATCCAGAACCTCCACTCTTTCG ACCCCTTTGCTGATGCAAGTAAGGGTGATGACCTGCTTCCTGCTGGCACTGAGGATTATATCCATATAAGAATTCAACAGAGAAACGGCAGGAAGACCCTTACTACTGTCCAAGGGATCGCTGATGATTACGATAAAAAGAAACTAGTGAAGGCGTTTAAGAAG AAGTTTGCCTGCAATGGTACTGTAATTGAGCATCCAGAATATGGAGAAGTAATTCAGCTACAGGGTGACCAACGCAAGAACATATGCCAGTTCCTCGTAGAG ATTGGACTGGCTAAGGACGATCAGCTGAAGGTTCATGGGTTTTAA